TGTTCAGATCCACCTTCTTGTACTACAGTTTTTTGCAATTCTATCAATATTTTATCTATCTCATGAATTACCATGCTCATATTAAGTCCCATACTAGAGCTTTTTAAATAAACTTGTGAAATTTCCAAATATTCTTTTTCAATATTTTTTAAAGAACTAATTATCTCCTTTTTTATTAACGGCTCTTTGACTTTTTTATCAACTGTTGTTATAAGTGTTTTGACTGAATCTACAACTGGATTTTTAAAACTTCCTGAATAATATTTTCTTAACTCAGCCTTATCTAACATCCTATCATTTTCAACACATGAAATTGCATATAATACAGCATTTACAAAGCACTTATATGCTGCATTTTCAATAAATCCTTCTCTACTTGTTTTTTCAATTAAATCTGAGCTTGCAAGCCTGTCTAAATATACCGCCCCAACTACTATTCTGCTACTTAATGTTTTAGCTGGATTGTTGATCCTACGAGCACCAAGGCCTAACCAGTCATTACCTTCTTCACCATATTCATATAGTCTTACATTGTCCCTATATATAGCAATTCCACCATTGTTTTTTAAGTAATCTTTAATCAATTTTTTATCTGCAGGAAACCCGAGGTTAAGAATATAAGAATCTAAATCAAAAATAAGTAACTCAATATCTATTTTACCAATTTTAAATGCACCTAAATCTATTCTCTCCTCTTTCTTCTTATCATTAAGATTAATGATAGGTTTTGAGGAATAATCATTACTTACTCTATGTTTTACTTTTCCCAATATATCCCATGGTAAAAACTCATATTTATACTCAATTATTTCACTATTTTCTAATGAAACATGAGCCTTGTATAGTGCCTTATTTTTCAATTCATCAAAGCTCATTAGCTTTTCTTTCCAATCATCATGATTAGTATTCACAACTACTGTAAATGAGTCATCTGATTTAAATGGTGAGTTTAAAGCCATAATGCTTTTATATACATTTCTAAACTCGCCTCGAGTCCATCTGTGCTTGATATTAGTAATTTCTAGTCTTGTTCCTGTTTTATTATCAGTAAAAACTACTGGTTCTCTTTCATAAACATTCACTTCTATTTCATCAAGATACTTTTCATTATCAAATTCGTTCCAATTTACTTCTAGAAAAACTTCACTTGAATTTTCACTTCTAGTTATTAAGCATATATGATTTCCTAATTTATGAGCACCAAATCGGCCTATTCCCTTCTCACCTAGTGGTATTCTTACCATATCTTTATACTTAATTTTTGAATTTCCAGCAGCATCAACTAACTTTTTCTTGTTCAATGTTGCAGGTTCCATCCAATGGTTAACAACAATATCCTTTGTCATTCCAATTCCATCATCAAGTATAATAATTTTACCAGCATTCAAATCCTCCAAATTTGATAATTCAACTTTTACATTTCTAGCAAACGCATCATAACTATTTTTTATAAGTTCAAGAATTGCAACACTTTCGTTTTTTATTAATTGTTCACCAAGTTCAAGCATTAATCTTGCACGTGGTTTAAAGTACACTCTGTTATCCATACCTACTCCTTTCTAGGTTCTGCCATCAATAACATCTTTTTTATAGTTTCAGCTATTCCTTTTGCCATCAATGGTGGAACTGCATTTCCTATTTGAACAAATTTAGCAGTCCTTGGCCCTTCGAAATAATAATTGTCTGGAAATGATTGAATTCTTGCTGCCTCTCTAACTGAAAGTGAACGACATTGATTAACATCTGGATGTATATAATAATGTCCATCTTTAGATATATGTGCTAGCATTGTATGTGAATACCCCATATCACCTTCAACCACCTTAAATCTATCTAGAAATGATGTTGTATTTTTATGAAATCTTAGATCTTGTGGTAAATCATTATAGTTTAGTCGTTTATGCCCATCATTCCACATTTCAATTGCCATACGATAAATTTTTCTATCTTGCTCTCTCAATTTTCTTGTTTGATGGTCTGTCAGAATATCATTTTCATTTCTTATTCCAAATCTACTCAAATAGTCATTTATTGGTCCAAACAAATAATTATTATTTGTCTCCCCCGGTTGAAGTGGTGGTAAATCTGAAAACAAATCGTTAACCACTGCATTATATCTTCTTTTTACGAACTTTGGATAATATAAATTTAAATCTTTTCGCCAACCTATTATTATTATTCTCTTTCTTCGTTGTAATACTCCAAAATCATTTGCATTAATTTCTTTAGACTCTATTTCGTATCCAACAGTTCTAAGACGTTGTTGAATTCTTTTCCACATCAATCCTTGCTTAGCAGTCAGCATTCCAGGAACATTTTCAAATACAAACATTTTAGGTTTATACTTATGCAAGAAACGAGCATACTGAATATATAAATCATTTCTAGGATCATCTATCATTTTTCCAGGGGCCGAGGCTCTACCAACTAATGAATACGCTTGGCATGGTGGTCCTCCGATAATCAAATCTACTTCCACAACCCCTCCTTCTTCCATTATATGATCTATTCTTTCAAAAATTGTCTTATATGTTTTATCTGAGATCTCTGTATTTATAACTGTTTCCAAAACTTGACTTGGAACTAAATTATATAATTCTTGCTTGGAAATATTACCAAGTAAGTAATTTATATATATATCCAATTTTTTCATCTTTTTTAAATAATAATAACAAGAACGAGTTTTTAATGTATCTGCTGCATATGTATTCATTTCAACATGAGCAATAGGGTTATATCTACATTGCATAAACCCTTCTGACAAACCTCCTGCACCGGCGAATAAATCTATAAAATTAATTACGTTTTTCCTATACATTAATTCACCTCTACAACTTTATTTTTTCTTTTATCTAATGGTTTTTTTGCTTTACATGGAACCAGCCAGAGATTCCCTTTTTTTATTGCGCCGTCAATTCTGTTTTCATTGCAATAAAATGTTACCATGCGGCTCGTTATGCCCCATTTTTCTCCAATTTCTTTGACCGTTAAATATTCCATATTACTACTCCTTTTTCAAATAATTAACTAATTATATTATATTTCAAGAACTCGAAATATACAATATATATTAAGTTGATTGATTTTATTATAAAACATAATCACAATCGTATACACCTCAATTACAACTTTTTACTCACAAATATCACAGAAATCTCACGATTAATATCTCCCACTTGTCTTTAATCAAACAGTACAATAAATTTTATTTCATAAAACTCTATATAAATAAAAATGCCAAATGACAATGTCATTTGGCATTTCAATAGTTCTAATCTTACTCAAACTCAATCGTAGCCGGTGGCTTTCCAGTACAATCATAAAGTACTCTATTAACACCCTTAACTTCATTTACAATTCTGCTAGAAACCTTACCAATTACTTCCCAAGGAAGTTCAGCAAATTCAGCAGTCATAAAATCAGTTGTAGTTACAGCACGAAGAGCAATTGCATAATCGTATGTTCTTTCATCACCCATACATCCAACGGACTGCATGTTTGTTAATGCTGCAAAGTACTGACCAATGCTACGGTCAAGACCAGCATTTGCAATTTCTTCACGATAGATTGCATCTGCGTCTTGAACTATTTTAACTTTCTCAGGTGTAACTTCACCGATGATACGGATACCAAGTCCTGGTCCTGGGAAAGGTTGTCTAAATACTAATTTTTCAGGAATTCCAAGCTCTAAACCAGCTTTACGAACTTCATCCTTAAATAAATCACGAAGTGGTTCAACGATTTCTTTGAAATCAACATGCTCAGGTAAACCACCTACATTGTGGTGACTCTTAATAACAGCGGATTTACCAAGACCACTTTCGATAACGTCTGGATAAATTGTTCCCTGTGCTAAGAAATCAACAGTTCCGATTTTCTTTGCTTCTTCTTCGAATACACGAATGAATTCTTCACCAATGATCTTACGTTTTTGTTCTGGTTCAGTAACACCAGCTAATTTATCGTAAAATCTTTGTTGAGCATTTACACGAACAAAGTTAACATCAAATTGAGTTGTGAAGACTTCTTCTACTTCGTCCCCTTCGTTTTTACGTAATAAACCATGATCAACGAAAATACAAGTAAGTTGTTTACCAACTGCCTTTGAAATCATAACAGCTGCAACAGAAGAATCTACACCACCGGATAATGCACATAGAACTTTTTTATCGCCGATCTTTTCACGAAGAGCTTTGATAGATTCATCTACGAAAGAATCCATCTTCCAATCACCAACGCATCCACACACTTCATATAAGAAGTTTCTTAACATCTTAGTACCTTCTTGTGTATGAACTACTTCTGGATGGAACTGTACTGCATAAAGATTTTTCTCTACATTCTGTAAAGAAGCTACTGGGCATGCATCGGAATGAGCAATAATGGAGAAACCATCTGCAGGTTTAGATATATAATCAGTATGGCTCATCCAGCAAATTGTATTTTCAGATACGTCCTTAAAAAGCTTAGAAGTAGTTTCTACTTCAATTTCAGTTTTACCGTATTCTCTAACAGGTGCTTTGGATACTTCACCGCCTAATAAATAAGTCATAAGCTGTGCACCATAGCAGATACCTAATACAGGGATTCCAAGTTCAAAAATTTCTTTTTCACAACGAGGTGCATCTTCTGCATAAACACTTGCAGGTCCACCAGTAAAAATGATACCCTTTGGATTCATTACCTTGATTTTCTCAAGACTCATATTGTAAGGATGCACTTCACAATACACGTTGCTTTCTCTTACACGTCTAGCAATAAGCTGATTATACTGTCCGCCGAAATCAAGTACAATTATCATTTCCTTATTCACGTTTGTTTCCTCCTACGTTATAACCTTATAATTAAAGTTATTATAACCAATAATCATATTTTGTATTTTACAACATTTTATATCAATGTTCTAGTCCTAAAATATTTTTTACTATTTGCATAATTTTGTTGCAGCAATTACCTATGTATTATACATTTTTCAGTGTTTTAGTACTAGTTTTATTGTCAAACTAAAATTTTAAACAGTATTCAGAAAGAAAAACTGTTCTATTGCACAATTTAATTGTATGCAATTAATTGATTAATTTTTTTCATTAACGCTGATTTCCCCTTGTAAACATTGACTTTTAAGTATTCTATGTTAAAATAAAGAGTATGATTTTATAATATTTTATGCTTATATTAATACTACCAAATTTTTTAAAACGAATCATAACCTATGATTAAGTTTTCTATTGCAACATATATTTTGGTATAAACTAATTAATTGATATAACGATTGGAGGCTTTTTTAATGAATCGAGTTGAACTTAAGCCAGGAGTGTATTCTGTTGGCGCCGTAGATTGGAACGTACGTAGTTTTCATGGTTATTCCGCAAGCCGTGGTGTAACTTACAATTCATATCTTATAATTGATGAAAAAATAACTCTAATCGATGCTGTAAAAGATGTTTTTGCCGATGAATTACTTGCAAGAATTTCTGATATAATTGACCCTGCTCGCATCGACTACATTGTTTCTAACCACGTTGAAATGGATCATTCTGGTGCAATACCAGCAGTTGTAAAAGCTGCACCTAATGCAACAATTGTAACCTCATCTCCAAGTGGATTTAAAGGATTACAAGCACACTATGGTAGTGATTTCAAATTCCTTCCAGTAAAAGCTGGAGATACTTTATCTATCGGTAAACGTACTTTACAATTTGTTGGAACACCTATGTTACACTGGCCAGACAATATGGTAACATATTGCCCAGAAGAGAAAATTTTATTCTCCAACGATGCTTTTGGTCAACATTATTCTACAACAAAACGTTTTGATGATGAAGTTGATTTAAGCATTGCAATATATGAAGCTCAAAAATACTATGCAAATATTTTAATGCCTTACGGTGCACAAGCAAGAAAAGCACTTGAAATCGTTAAAGGATTAGATATGGATATGATTGCTCCTAGCCACGGAATTATTTGGCGTAGTCATATTGATGAAATCATAAAACAATACGAATACTACTCAAACGATGAACCAGACGATGTAGCAATTGTAGTTTATGACTCTATGTGGCATTCTACTGAAAAAATGGCTTTTAGAATTGTAGAAGGATTCGCTAGAAAAGGTCTTACTGTTAAGTATTTCGATTTAAAAGTAAATGAAATGTCCGATATTATGGCTGAACTTTTAAAAGCAAAATACATTGCAGTTGGTTCTTCCACATTAAATAATCAAATGCTTCCAAACGTTGCAGCGTTCCTTTGCTACTTAAAGGGTCTTGCACCTAAGAATAAAAAAGCATTTGCATTTGGTTCTTACGGCTGGGGTGGCCAAGGCATTCCTTATGTAAACGAAGAATTAAAAGCTTGTGGATTAGAGATCGTTTTAGATCC
The Clostridium sp. Marseille-P299 genome window above contains:
- a CDS encoding ATP-binding protein, which produces MDNRVYFKPRARLMLELGEQLIKNESVAILELIKNSYDAFARNVKVELSNLEDLNAGKIIILDDGIGMTKDIVVNHWMEPATLNKKKLVDAAGNSKIKYKDMVRIPLGEKGIGRFGAHKLGNHICLITRSENSSEVFLEVNWNEFDNEKYLDEIEVNVYEREPVVFTDNKTGTRLEITNIKHRWTRGEFRNVYKSIMALNSPFKSDDSFTVVVNTNHDDWKEKLMSFDELKNKALYKAHVSLENSEIIEYKYEFLPWDILGKVKHRVSNDYSSKPIINLNDKKKEERIDLGAFKIGKIDIELLIFDLDSYILNLGFPADKKLIKDYLKNNGGIAIYRDNVRLYEYGEEGNDWLGLGARRINNPAKTLSSRIVVGAVYLDRLASSDLIEKTSREGFIENAAYKCFVNAVLYAISCVENDRMLDKAELRKYYSGSFKNPVVDSVKTLITTVDKKVKEPLIKKEIISSLKNIEKEYLEISQVYLKSSSMGLNMSMVIHEIDKILIELQKTVVQEGGSEHIKGLVTDLTMRISSYSDLVKNTKMQSTTIQRLVDASINTFKYRIKAHDLQIINNIFNDETEIKCAGSLVRSAIMNILDNSIYWLEKYGTEKKKIYFSIEKSEPGYRMLIIADNGKGFAIPKDKLILPFVTKKDDGMGLGLHLASAIMETMGGKIAFPDNDDIDLPDDFASGAVVALIFREG
- a CDS encoding DNA cytosine methyltransferase; this translates as MYRKNVINFIDLFAGAGGLSEGFMQCRYNPIAHVEMNTYAADTLKTRSCYYYLKKMKKLDIYINYLLGNISKQELYNLVPSQVLETVINTEISDKTYKTIFERIDHIMEEGGVVEVDLIIGGPPCQAYSLVGRASAPGKMIDDPRNDLYIQYARFLHKYKPKMFVFENVPGMLTAKQGLMWKRIQQRLRTVGYEIESKEINANDFGVLQRRKRIIIIGWRKDLNLYYPKFVKRRYNAVVNDLFSDLPPLQPGETNNNYLFGPINDYLSRFGIRNENDILTDHQTRKLREQDRKIYRMAIEMWNDGHKRLNYNDLPQDLRFHKNTTSFLDRFKVVEGDMGYSHTMLAHISKDGHYYIHPDVNQCRSLSVREAARIQSFPDNYYFEGPRTAKFVQIGNAVPPLMAKGIAETIKKMLLMAEPRKE
- a CDS encoding transposase translates to MEYLTVKEIGEKWGITSRMVTFYCNENRIDGAIKKGNLWLVPCKAKKPLDKRKNKVVEVN
- the guaA gene encoding glutamine-hydrolyzing GMP synthase, which gives rise to MNKEMIIVLDFGGQYNQLIARRVRESNVYCEVHPYNMSLEKIKVMNPKGIIFTGGPASVYAEDAPRCEKEIFELGIPVLGICYGAQLMTYLLGGEVSKAPVREYGKTEIEVETTSKLFKDVSENTICWMSHTDYISKPADGFSIIAHSDACPVASLQNVEKNLYAVQFHPEVVHTQEGTKMLRNFLYEVCGCVGDWKMDSFVDESIKALREKIGDKKVLCALSGGVDSSVAAVMISKAVGKQLTCIFVDHGLLRKNEGDEVEEVFTTQFDVNFVRVNAQQRFYDKLAGVTEPEQKRKIIGEEFIRVFEEEAKKIGTVDFLAQGTIYPDVIESGLGKSAVIKSHHNVGGLPEHVDFKEIVEPLRDLFKDEVRKAGLELGIPEKLVFRQPFPGPGLGIRIIGEVTPEKVKIVQDADAIYREEIANAGLDRSIGQYFAALTNMQSVGCMGDERTYDYAIALRAVTTTDFMTAEFAELPWEVIGKVSSRIVNEVKGVNRVLYDCTGKPPATIEFE
- a CDS encoding FprA family A-type flavoprotein; protein product: MNRVELKPGVYSVGAVDWNVRSFHGYSASRGVTYNSYLIIDEKITLIDAVKDVFADELLARISDIIDPARIDYIVSNHVEMDHSGAIPAVVKAAPNATIVTSSPSGFKGLQAHYGSDFKFLPVKAGDTLSIGKRTLQFVGTPMLHWPDNMVTYCPEEKILFSNDAFGQHYSTTKRFDDEVDLSIAIYEAQKYYANILMPYGAQARKALEIVKGLDMDMIAPSHGIIWRSHIDEIIKQYEYYSNDEPDDVAIVVYDSMWHSTEKMAFRIVEGFARKGLTVKYFDLKVNEMSDIMAELLKAKYIAVGSSTLNNQMLPNVAAFLCYLKGLAPKNKKAFAFGSYGWGGQGIPYVNEELKACGLEIVLDPIKQLYIPTPEQLDELENMVANIE